CGCCGCTGCGAATTCGTCGTGGGTATCGGCTATGAAGATGACATCCAGAAAGCCAAGGACCTGATTACCGCTATTTTAGATAAAGATCCGACCATCCTCAGCCAGCCTGGCTTTAGTGTCAACGTCACGGCGCTGGCTGACTTTTCCATTACCCTGAAAGCCTTCTGGTGGGTCGATACCACTGAAACCGGCACCGGAACTTCAATCAGTGCGGTGCAGGAACGGGTGATTCAGGCTTTTGCCGAGCATAATATTTCGATTCCGTATCCGGTACAGGAAGTCAAAGTCTATCGTGGTGAAGGCAATGAAGAAGCTTCAGCACGCGCTAAACAGTCGACCTAAAACATAGGGAATCACAGTTTCTGTACGAATAATACGGTTGCCCAGACTCACAGCCTGACAGCCGTTTTTTATGAGTAAATCGACTTCATATGGAATAAATCCGCCTTCCGGACCAATAACAATCGTACAGGGATGCTCAATCGCAAATGGCATCGCCTGCTCTGCATAAGGATGTGCCACATAAGCCGGGCAATCTGTACTAATCAAACCCGGCAAGATATCTTCAACAAAGGGTTTAAAACGTTTATACAACTCGATTTTCGGAGCAATCGTATCGCCTGCCTGTTCCAGTCCCAGCTCGATATAATGATTTAACTGCTGTAAAAATGGGGTTTGCCAATAGCTTTTATCGACGCGATAGCTATGCAGTAAAATGATTTTTTCAACGCCCAAAGTGACACTGTCCATGATCAGACGGCGCAGTACTTTCGGACGTGGCAAGGCCACAATTAAAGTCACTGGCAATTTTTCTGGAACAGCTTCTTCTTGCAGCGGTTTCAAGCGCACTGCTTTTTCAGAGATTTCGACAATCTCAGTCAGGTAACGCAGACCTTCCCGAATTCCGACTTTTAACGTATCTCCCACCTGGATCTGCAAATGCTGCTGTAAATGTTCCAGTTGCCGAGTTGAGGTAATGGACCAAAGTTCAGTTTCGGTTTGACGTGAATCAAGCAGGATGATGTTCATAAAAAAGAAGACCAAAAAAATATGATATATCCCTCTATTGGCTAGAGGGTGGCGACAGGGATGTCGCCTGCAGTGCTGAGGGACAGGACGTCCCTTCAGCACTGCAAAAGGCTTTTGTTACTTTTGGCCCGACAAAAGTAAGATACTGCCTACGCTATAAAAAATATATTCTGTACCTCATCAAAAGGCCGTGATTGCCCTTTGAATTGATTTAACATCGCCTCAAATCATAATTAGATCAAATTATTATTGTATAGGCCTTCCCTACTTTTGACAGCGCAAAAGTAGGCAAAACGCTTTTTTAGGCTGATGACACTTCCCTGTATCACAGCCTAACGACGGCCTCCCTGCCGTCTTGGTAAATCCAATATCTGTTACTTATCAATATAAATTAAAGATACTGATCAATCACCTGAATATGCTTGGCAAGTGACCCCGTATTTAATTGCATAATTTTCTGCGCTGCTGCATTCAAATTTTCTGCCTTAACCTGATCTTGCAAAAGTTCCAGTAAGACATCTGCAGCCTGCTGGGCATCCTGTACTACTGCAACTGCATCCGCCTGAACGAACTCATCCACGATAGTCTGAAAATTAAAATAGTTTTTGCCTAAAACAGTCGGCACATTCAGCGCAATCGGCTCCAGAATATTATGTCCTCCACCTGGCTCATTTAAAGAACCACCGACATAACAGGCCTGGCTCAAAGCATACCAGAGCCACATTTCACCCATCGAATCGGCCAAATAAACCTGGGTATCTGCTTCGATACGTTGCCCTAAACTACGACGCTGAGTTTTTAATTCCAAAGACTGTGCAGCCTGGAACACCTCATCAAAACGTTCCGGATGGCGCGGTACCACAATACAGACCAAATATGGATCAGCTTCTAAAGCAGCTTTTAAAGCACTCAGAATTTCTTTTTCTTCAGGAGCATGAGTACTAGCTAACGTGACGATCTTTCGCCCCCCTAACTGCCACTCCTGTGTCAATTGATCTGCCTGCTGGATAAAGCGCTCGGGCGCAGTAATATCAAATTTGATATTGCCCAAAACCTGGGTTTTTTCGGCTGCTATTCCTAACTGGATATAACGTTGCTGGGTGGCAATGTCCTGTGCCAAAAGCTGGGTTAACTGCTGTAGCATGCCTCTAGTCAAACCTTTGACCTTGGCATAGCCTTTGGCGGATTTTTCGGACAGACGCGCATTCAACAATACACTTGGCACATTAAACTGGGGTGCCTGATCCAGCAGATTCGGCCAAAGTTCAGTTTCCATCAGCAATAAAAGTTTCGGCTGATATTTTTGATAAAATTCACGAATTAAAGTTTTCTGGTCAGCAGGCAAATACACGGCTTGAAACAAATCGAGATAAGGCGCTTTTAAAAAAAGTGATTTAGCGCGTGTCTGACCGGTTTTGGTGGTATTGGTGACCAGCACCGGATGGCCAAGTTTTAAATAATGTTCAATTAACGGTTGGGCAGCATTGGTTTCACCCACCGACACCACATGAAACCAGATGGCATGCAGGTTTTTGGGTGGCTGAAACGGGCCGAAACGTTCTGTCAGTTCTTGTTGTAATTGTTCAGGATCGGTCGCACGTTTACGGATACGCGATTGATATAAGGGTTTAACCAGCGCCAAGGCTGCGTTATACCAAAATGGAGTGGCCACATTGCGCCCCTGTCCAAAGATTCAATGGGCAGAATATAGCAGAGCCACATCAACATGTTAATCAATGTGGCTCATTTTTAGATTATTCTACTGTAGTTAAAGCTTCTGCTTCAGCCAATGTCGGATAATCAATATAGCCTTCCGCGACATTGGTTCCGATCATATTTTCCAGCTTCAGTTCATTCAGCGGCGCATCTTCGAGCAGACGTTCGTATAGATCCGGATTGGCAATATACGCCTTACCAAAAGCCACCGCATCAGCCTTGCCTGAAGCCAGTAATTCAATGGCATCTTCACGACTTAGTTGCATATTGGCAATATAAGGCACTCCATTTGAGCGCTGTTTCATATATTCAGAAATACTGTCTTCTGCCAGATATTCACGGGTAAAGAAGAAGGCAATCTTGCGCTTACCCAGCTGCTCCATGGCATAGCCAAATGTTTCACGTGGATCATTGTCGCCCATGTCATGATCATCACAACGCGGCGCAAAATGCACCCCTACACGATCTGCGCCCCATACTTCAATCAGTGCATCAGTTGCTTCTAGCAGGAAACGTGTACGATTTTCCACTGAACCGCCGTATTCATCTTCACGCTGATTGGTTTTGCTTTGCAAGAACTGGTCAATCAGATAACCATTGGCAGCATGTAATTCAACACCATCAAAACCGGCTTCTTTAGCACGAATCGCGGCTTGCTTATATTGCTCGGTAATGGCATGAATTTCCGAAATTTCCAGCGGACGCGGCAACACATAAGGACGTTTTGGACGTAACAAGCTGACATGACCCGCCTGTTGTACTGCACTTGCAGAGACTGGTGTTTCACCATTTAACAGATCCGGATGCGATACACGACCAACATGCCAAAGCTGGGCAACAATCAGACCGCCCTTCTCATGAACCGCTTGAGTAACCTTTTTCCAGCCTTCGACCTGAGCATCGGTAAACAATCCTGGAGTATTTAAATAGCCATTGGCTTCTTCAGAAATCACTGTGGCTTCAGAAATAATCAGGCCAGCACTTGCACGTTGCGCATAGTACTCAACCATCATTGGGGTTGGAACGCGATCAGCAGTTGCGCGGTTACGGGTCAGCGGCGCCATGATGACACGGTTTTTAAGCTCTAACGCACCGAGCGTTAAAGGAGAATTTAATTCAGCCATCGTTACTCCCACCTGTTAAAGGTGTTGTTGTAGGTGTTCGATAAATTGTTGAATCAAAGTTTCATTGCGGGAGAAATATGACCACTGTCCATGCTTGGTCGCAGTGATCAGGCCAGTCTGCTGTAACACCGACAGGTGATTGGACATGGTGGACTGGGAAACCTGGCCCAAACGTTCAATTTGACCTGCACAGACCCCACGTTGAAAGCCACCACACTCTTCCGCAGACAGATATTGCTCCGGAGATTTTAACCACTCCAGAATTTGTCGACGGGTCGGATTGGCTAAGGCTTTAAAAATTAGATCAAGGTCCATAGGCACATCACAATCAGTGGCGCAACGAAACTTTATTCAGCATCTGCGACCATTATATCGTATTTTTACGATTTATATATCGAATAATTTAGATATAAGAGTCACAATCTGTACAAGCTTGGTTACGCCAGCTATTTAAACAACTTCTTACAAGCCCTGTTTCAAGCTTGCTTCGATAAATTTGTCCAGATCACCGTCCAGAACTGCGCCAGTATTGGAATTTTCCACACCTGTACGCAAATCCTTAATACGTGAATCATCCAGGACATAAGAACGGATCTGACTACCCCACCCAATGTCAGACTTGGAATCTTCCAGTGCTTGTGCCGCTTCGTTACGTTTGCTCATCTCGAGCTCATAAAGTTTGGCACGTAACTGCTTCCAGGCGTGGTCACGGTTGGCATGTTGTGAACGCTGGTTCTGACAGGCCACCACAATTCCGGTCGGTGCATGGGTTAAACGCACGGCAGAATCTGTTTTGTTAATATGCTGACCACCCGCCCCTGATGCACGATAAGTATCGGTACGAACATCGGACGGATTGATTTCAATTTCGATATTGTCATCAACTTCCGGTGACACAAACACGGCAGAGAATGAGGTATGACGACGGTTGCCCGAGTCAAAGGGCGACTTACGCACTAAACGGTGTACACCAGATTCGGTACGTAACCAGCCATAGGCGTACTCACCTTCCACACGAATCGTCGCAGATTTAATCCCGGCAACATCCCCATCAGATTCTTCCATCACTTCTGCTTTAAAGCCATGACGTTCAATCCAGCGTAGATACATACGTAGCAACATAGACGCCCAGTCCTGTGCTTCTGTACCGCCTGAACCAGCTTGAATTTCCAGATAGCAAGGATTTGGATCCATCGGATTATTGAACATACGGCGGAATTCAAGCTTGGCCAGTTCTTCTTCAGCCGTGCTCAGTTCAGCCTGTACATCTTCTAGCAAGCTTTCATCATCCGCTTCAACCGCCAGATCAAGCAAAGCCTGTGCATCTTCAAGCTGGGTACTTAAGCGATCCAGCACATTTAATACATTTTCAAGCTCGCCTTTCTCTTTGGCCATCGCTTGGGCACGACTCTGGTCATTCCAGATGGTTGGATCTTCTAATTCACGCAGGACTTCTTCTAAACGCTCTTTTTTCAGATCGTAGTCAAAGATACCCCCGTAGTGTTTGACCACGTTCGTTTAAGTCTTTTAATTGGTTTAGATACGGATTAATTTCCACGTGAATTACTCTCAATCAAAATTAGGCACAAAATTCTTAGCCCGATATTATAGCACAGTCTATTTCCGCTATTTTAACGATCCATTCAGTCTAAGGCTCGAATGTCTTGAGCATTTAGACCTGTATTTCCCTCATCCAATTTTCAACATCTCATAGACTCTTTTGCGTCTTTTTATCCGAAATTTTTATCGGCTTTTTAGCCCCGTTTTATGACCGAAATATAATTTTGCAATTGATTTTATAATTTAGGATTTCTTATTGGTCTGTATAAAAAATCAGCGAATTCAATAGATTCCACAATATCTACACACTTTTAATAAAACACTACATTATAAATTTAATTTTATTATTCAGTCACTTGTTCAGCAAAAATTACACAAGATTACGCTATTCACATTACTGTAACTTTCCTTTGATTGACGATCTTTGGAATTGCTCTAGACTGAAAGTTGTAACAAAAAGTGTAATGTTTTTAACTCACGATTTGAGGGGTAGTAACCATGAAAAAATTAGCGATTGCTTCGTCACTACTTTCAGCAATAGCAATGACTGGTACAGCAGCACATGCTTACCAAGCAGAAATTGGTGCATCAGCAGGAGTGGTTGATCCTGATAACGGTGGAACTAGCGGTTCTTTCGGCGTTGATGGTACATATTACTTCAATCCAGTTCAAACACGTAATGCACCATTAGCAGAAGCAGCATTCCTTGATCGTGCTAGCAACGTGAGTGCGCAATATCAATATAATGAAATTGGTGATTCTGAAGCGCATCGTTATGGCGTAGGTGCAGAGTACTTCGTACCGAATTCTGACTTCTACTTAAGCGGTAACGTCAATGGCCATGATCTGCAAGACAATGATGATCTAGAAAATGATTTAACCACCTATGCAGCTGAAGTCGGTTATCTGCCAGCGCCAGGTCTATTGATTGCGGCTGGTGTGAAAGGTTGGGATAACGACAATGATGATGGCGTAGATCCAACACTTCGTGCTAAATATGTGACGACATTAAGCAATGGTAAAGATATCAACCTGGAAGCAGGTGCAGCGTTTGGTGATTTAGATGAATACAATCTGGCAGCAGATTATTTCATCGACAAAACCTTGAGTGTCGGT
The nucleotide sequence above comes from Acinetobacter lwoffii. Encoded proteins:
- a CDS encoding 16S rRNA (uracil(1498)-N(3))-methyltransferase, encoding MNIILLDSRQTETELWSITSTRQLEHLQQHLQIQVGDTLKVGIREGLRYLTEIVEISEKAVRLKPLQEEAVPEKLPVTLIVALPRPKVLRRLIMDSVTLGVEKIILLHSYRVDKSYWQTPFLQQLNHYIELGLEQAGDTIAPKIELYKRFKPFVEDILPGLISTDCPAYVAHPYAEQAMPFAIEHPCTIVIGPEGGFIPYEVDLLIKNGCQAVSLGNRIIRTETVIPYVLGRLFSAC
- a CDS encoding 3-deoxy-D-manno-octulosonic acid transferase, giving the protein MATPFWYNAALALVKPLYQSRIRKRATDPEQLQQELTERFGPFQPPKNLHAIWFHVVSVGETNAAQPLIEHYLKLGHPVLVTNTTKTGQTRAKSLFLKAPYLDLFQAVYLPADQKTLIREFYQKYQPKLLLLMETELWPNLLDQAPQFNVPSVLLNARLSEKSAKGYAKVKGLTRGMLQQLTQLLAQDIATQQRYIQLGIAAEKTQVLGNIKFDITAPERFIQQADQLTQEWQLGGRKIVTLASTHAPEEKEILSALKAALEADPYLVCIVVPRHPERFDEVFQAAQSLELKTQRRSLGQRIEADTQVYLADSMGEMWLWYALSQACYVGGSLNEPGGGHNILEPIALNVPTVLGKNYFNFQTIVDEFVQADAVAVVQDAQQAADVLLELLQDQVKAENLNAAAQKIMQLNTGSLAKHIQVIDQYL
- a CDS encoding alkene reductase yields the protein MAELNSPLTLGALELKNRVIMAPLTRNRATADRVPTPMMVEYYAQRASAGLIISEATVISEEANGYLNTPGLFTDAQVEGWKKVTQAVHEKGGLIVAQLWHVGRVSHPDLLNGETPVSASAVQQAGHVSLLRPKRPYVLPRPLEISEIHAITEQYKQAAIRAKEAGFDGVELHAANGYLIDQFLQSKTNQREDEYGGSVENRTRFLLEATDALIEVWGADRVGVHFAPRCDDHDMGDNDPRETFGYAMEQLGKRKIAFFFTREYLAEDSISEYMKQRSNGVPYIANMQLSREDAIELLASGKADAVAFGKAYIANPDLYERLLEDAPLNELKLENMIGTNVAEGYIDYPTLAEAEALTTVE
- a CDS encoding ArsR/SmtB family transcription factor is translated as MDLDLIFKALANPTRRQILEWLKSPEQYLSAEECGGFQRGVCAGQIERLGQVSQSTMSNHLSVLQQTGLITATKHGQWSYFSRNETLIQQFIEHLQQHL
- the prfB gene encoding peptide chain release factor 2 (programmed frameshift); this translates as MEINPYLNQLKDLNERGQTLRGYLDYDLKKERLEEVLRELEDPTIWNDQSRAQAMAKEKGELENVLNVLDRLSTQLEDAQALLDLAVEADDESLLEDVQAELSTAEEELAKLEFRRMFNNPMDPNPCYLEIQAGSGGTEAQDWASMLLRMYLRWIERHGFKAEVMEESDGDVAGIKSATIRVEGEYAYGWLRTESGVHRLVRKSPFDSGNRRHTSFSAVFVSPEVDDNIEIEINPSDVRTDTYRASGAGGQHINKTDSAVRLTHAPTGIVVACQNQRSQHANRDHAWKQLRAKLYELEMSKRNEAAQALEDSKSDIGWGSQIRSYVLDDSRIKDLRTGVENSNTGAVLDGDLDKFIEASLKQGL
- a CDS encoding putative porin, which produces MKKLAIASSLLSAIAMTGTAAHAYQAEIGASAGVVDPDNGGTSGSFGVDGTYYFNPVQTRNAPLAEAAFLDRASNVSAQYQYNEIGDSEAHRYGVGAEYFVPNSDFYLSGNVNGHDLQDNDDLENDLTTYAAEVGYLPAPGLLIAAGVKGWDNDNDDGVDPTLRAKYVTTLSNGKDINLEAGAAFGDLDEYNLAADYFIDKTLSVGADYHNNDITDKSEFGINARKFINQQVSLEGRVGFGEQFNNDYNSFGVAAKYRF